The following proteins are co-located in the Pyrobaculum calidifontis JCM 11548 genome:
- a CDS encoding WD40 repeat domain-containing protein: MRLLLVVLVLAAVGLAYVLPTEALDTFYWASPGAVRVLGADGASLFSLDAVFPLVATDAVGKCFAVANRPYVYYTQTQGVAVTISIPTTATLSDDLINALRQYGVSLTSKTVPIILNLTLPLPPVALAGVYKSTLVSLHTPYGYPLWATSLGPQVNATAVATNCVDVAVGTMGGEVYVLRNGKVVSKASLPSPVTALAYSRDGGALYAGTMGGEVYKVEGSSVSKVFSCPGSVLGLAVLLDGSPVAACFSKVDVPKVYVAPYGLEFAPAVAVEYGIDTPRVPFAVSQNGEWVFVGTFGELVAIRRGSVAWRAPLPAPPLSVYSSGDGSIVAVGTLGGHVVVFKEGREVARISAGRPVTSLAASFNGRALAYETWDSVTPVRLASVRIVPDAPQQCLPVDVVVRAGEAVYAYSVSGAQDVLVPVSKISVEPQFKYLGDVRCRPLRNVTLEVTGDLAEHVPVRYALEYRISVEPAGLVRGPAWASGPAAFYAEPRVEIPVYNSPVSTGVLRLVGWVVDGRRLDVPTPSLTVNVDKPVSVKAVYRVELPPYVQINATARLRLDLVVVFDGSGNVVASGPAPEVSAYPVSAQGVYVPQALVSTSWPASVNGSTQLWADVGSTVVFKAPEFYDFRNGTRLAFVGWAGLEFTPEERALEVVRTVQGPLSLRPKYVVQYRVWTAPPAYVANPPNATWVERGANVTVSIPTPIESRGNVRTVLAQWVINGRPAGSQVPLVVRVDRPLNITYTTKRQYLVYFTSAYGQVPPQMWVDEGGVAGVVPTPMDVWSPPPLHWVFAGWRDKATGTVYNYPQMPVVVASTTFEAVWSLDPVPLVAVGGGAAGAAFLVWFIRRRRLAKLTAEVEKL; the protein is encoded by the coding sequence ATGAGACTTCTTCTTGTGGTTCTGGTCTTGGCGGCTGTGGGCCTTGCCTACGTCTTGCCCACGGAGGCGCTGGACACCTTCTACTGGGCGTCCCCCGGCGCGGTCAGAGTTCTCGGCGCAGATGGGGCTTCGCTGTTTTCTCTAGACGCGGTTTTCCCGCTCGTGGCCACCGACGCGGTGGGCAAGTGCTTCGCTGTGGCGAATAGGCCGTACGTCTACTACACGCAGACGCAGGGGGTTGCCGTCACGATATCGATACCCACAACAGCCACGCTATCAGACGACTTGATAAATGCGTTGAGGCAGTACGGCGTCTCGCTTACGTCGAAGACTGTTCCTATTATACTCAACCTCACGCTTCCGTTGCCCCCGGTGGCCTTGGCGGGGGTGTACAAGTCGACTCTTGTCTCTCTGCACACGCCCTATGGCTACCCTCTGTGGGCCACCTCCCTCGGGCCGCAGGTAAACGCCACCGCAGTGGCCACAAACTGTGTGGACGTGGCTGTGGGCACTATGGGGGGTGAGGTGTACGTGCTGAGGAATGGGAAAGTTGTCTCTAAGGCCTCTCTCCCGTCGCCGGTGACTGCGCTGGCCTATTCGCGGGACGGCGGCGCGCTGTATGCGGGCACCATGGGGGGCGAGGTGTACAAAGTGGAGGGCTCCTCCGTGTCCAAGGTCTTCTCTTGTCCGGGCTCTGTGCTTGGTCTGGCTGTGCTTTTGGACGGCTCGCCTGTGGCGGCGTGTTTTTCCAAGGTCGATGTGCCGAAGGTGTACGTGGCGCCGTATGGGCTAGAGTTTGCTCCCGCCGTCGCAGTGGAGTACGGCATTGACACGCCTCGGGTGCCCTTTGCCGTTAGTCAGAATGGGGAGTGGGTCTTCGTGGGGACCTTCGGCGAGCTTGTGGCCATTAGGAGGGGGTCCGTCGCGTGGAGGGCTCCCCTCCCCGCTCCCCCGCTCTCCGTCTACTCCTCGGGGGACGGGTCTATAGTCGCCGTGGGAACTCTCGGGGGACACGTAGTGGTGTTTAAAGAGGGGAGGGAGGTGGCGCGGATCTCCGCGGGCAGGCCGGTCACTTCTCTTGCCGCGTCGTTTAACGGGAGGGCCCTCGCCTACGAGACTTGGGACTCCGTCACGCCGGTTAGACTTGCCAGCGTTAGAATTGTCCCCGACGCGCCACAGCAATGCCTCCCGGTGGACGTTGTGGTGAGGGCAGGCGAGGCCGTCTACGCCTACTCGGTGTCTGGGGCGCAGGACGTGTTGGTGCCAGTAAGCAAGATATCGGTGGAGCCCCAGTTTAAGTACCTTGGAGACGTGAGGTGTAGGCCTCTGAGGAACGTCACGCTCGAGGTCACTGGCGACTTGGCGGAGCATGTGCCAGTGCGGTACGCCTTGGAGTACCGCATCTCTGTGGAGCCCGCGGGCCTTGTCAGAGGGCCGGCCTGGGCTAGCGGCCCTGCGGCGTTTTACGCCGAGCCTAGGGTGGAGATCCCCGTCTACAACTCGCCTGTGTCGACCGGCGTCTTGCGGCTGGTGGGCTGGGTGGTGGATGGGAGGAGGCTGGACGTGCCGACGCCCTCTCTGACGGTGAACGTGGATAAGCCGGTGTCCGTTAAGGCAGTTTACAGGGTGGAGCTACCGCCGTACGTCCAGATAAACGCCACTGCTAGGCTTAGGCTCGACCTAGTGGTGGTCTTCGACGGCTCTGGGAACGTGGTGGCCTCCGGCCCCGCGCCCGAGGTCTCCGCCTACCCGGTCTCCGCGCAGGGGGTGTACGTGCCGCAGGCCCTGGTCTCCACCTCCTGGCCTGCCTCTGTCAACGGCTCTACGCAGCTGTGGGCCGACGTGGGGTCTACCGTGGTGTTTAAGGCGCCTGAGTTCTACGACTTTAGGAATGGGACTAGGCTGGCCTTTGTGGGGTGGGCTGGGCTGGAGTTTACGCCTGAGGAGCGGGCGCTTGAGGTTGTGCGGACTGTGCAAGGCCCGCTCTCGCTTAGGCCGAAGTACGTGGTTCAGTACAGAGTGTGGACGGCGCCGCCGGCATACGTGGCCAATCCGCCTAACGCCACGTGGGTGGAGAGGGGGGCCAACGTCACTGTGTCTATCCCCACGCCCATAGAGTCCAGGGGCAACGTCCGCACAGTGCTCGCCCAGTGGGTCATAAACGGGCGACCCGCCGGCTCGCAGGTGCCGCTGGTAGTGCGGGTGGACAGACCGCTGAATATAACGTACACCACGAAGAGGCAGTACCTCGTCTACTTCACCTCGGCCTACGGCCAAGTGCCCCCACAGATGTGGGTAGACGAGGGCGGCGTGGCCGGCGTCGTGCCCACGCCCATGGACGTCTGGTCCCCGCCGCCTTTGCACTGGGTGTTCGCCGGCTGGCGGGACAAGGCCACTGGCACCGTCTACAACTATCCACAGATGCCCGTTGTCGTCGCGTCTACCACTTTTGAGGCTGTGTGGAGCCTAGACCCGGTCCCCCTGGTGGCTGTAGGGGGCGGGGCGGCCGGCGCCGCGTTTCTCGTCTGGTTTATTAGGCGGAGGAGGCTGGCTAAGCTGACGGCTGAGGTAGAGAAGCTTTAA
- a CDS encoding tRNA(Ile)(2)-agmatinylcytidine synthase, producing MRVFLGIDDTDSHGGGCTTYVAYVLAKEVLKRWGPQAFLDFPRLVRLNPNIPFKTRGNAAVALALDVPDPDELWRLAVEVVTALARREGKTDPGIAMAVGEVPERAKVLYRMALTQVVSLSAAERAGATTWGGRGKIGAVAAIGADLRESTFELLAYREGDRAEIPPSLVKAMEALTYPFTFHNLDRRRVLIQPRGPDPVYYGIRGLTPHHLLYAKALLEGQGYRPAGWAIFRTNQATDAHLRHGVIYDEPHPYSYYIAKGIIAEARRTKARHVVGRLDTGLPFAAYRHLGPLATALEKCVGCYVELYGGLKPRHGSLYLYVERAHIHGRYVKIRQRCPHCGGSLESLGRGKGWKCRKCGTIYYVAETLWVLDVTPSEYILPRPAEWRHLLKPPNLDTTLPNHYTPQNVQWIE from the coding sequence GTGCGCGTCTTCTTGGGAATCGACGACACAGACAGCCACGGCGGGGGCTGCACCACCTACGTGGCCTACGTCCTCGCAAAAGAGGTGCTGAAGAGGTGGGGCCCCCAGGCCTTCCTCGACTTCCCCCGCCTGGTTCGGCTAAACCCCAACATCCCCTTCAAGACCAGGGGCAACGCCGCGGTGGCCCTGGCGCTGGACGTGCCAGACCCCGACGAGCTCTGGAGACTCGCCGTGGAGGTAGTCACGGCGCTGGCCAGGCGGGAGGGGAAGACAGACCCCGGCATCGCCATGGCCGTTGGGGAGGTCCCCGAGAGGGCCAAAGTCCTCTACCGCATGGCCCTAACCCAGGTGGTCAGCCTAAGCGCCGCGGAGCGGGCCGGGGCAACCACGTGGGGCGGCAGGGGGAAAATAGGCGCAGTGGCCGCCATCGGCGCCGACTTACGCGAGTCCACCTTCGAGCTGTTGGCCTACCGCGAGGGAGACCGAGCCGAGATACCGCCGAGCCTAGTGAAGGCAATGGAGGCCCTCACCTACCCCTTCACCTTCCACAACCTAGACCGCCGCAGAGTCCTGATACAGCCGAGGGGCCCCGACCCAGTCTACTACGGCATCAGAGGCCTCACCCCACACCATCTCCTCTACGCCAAGGCCCTCCTAGAGGGGCAGGGGTACCGGCCGGCGGGGTGGGCCATCTTCCGCACAAACCAAGCCACAGACGCCCACCTGCGCCACGGCGTAATATACGACGAGCCCCACCCCTACTCCTACTACATCGCCAAGGGCATAATCGCCGAGGCCAGGCGCACCAAGGCCCGCCACGTCGTCGGCCGGCTAGACACCGGCCTCCCCTTCGCCGCCTACCGCCACCTAGGCCCACTAGCCACGGCGTTGGAGAAGTGCGTCGGGTGCTACGTCGAGCTCTACGGCGGCCTAAAGCCCAGACACGGGTCGCTATACCTATACGTCGAACGCGCCCACATCCACGGCCGCTACGTCAAGATCAGGCAGAGGTGCCCCCACTGCGGAGGCTCCCTAGAAAGCCTCGGCAGAGGAAAAGGCTGGAAGTGCCGCAAATGCGGAACTATATACTACGTCGCGGAGACCCTGTGGGTGCTCGACGTGACCCCCAGCGAGTATATACTCCCCCGCCCAGCCGAGTGGCGTCACCTACTAAAACCACCCAACCTAGACACCACACTACCCAACCACTACACACCCCAAAACGTCCAATGGATAGAGTAG
- a CDS encoding TroA family protein, with translation MAVILRGEVDGVPKRVVSLNPSVNEFLALLGVELAGRDAFTYRPRELMKAPIVGTFVDMNFDAVKRMGPDLVILYHPVQTHLLDKAATAANAVVAVPTPTSVDHVAAIFRFFARLFDKDEQGDWIAGVYKDLLRGPPILEGVVAVINLGVYDLACRNSYLADALTAAGLKYAKTPPCVFKHSQDPPKELHEANFVIYEARGKALAPAEHQLLKSRPHVATPNDTLAHYGPSLPLDIRNVAQAAVKGQTWVGETSSTQRPSLRDPWYRPYL, from the coding sequence ATGGCCGTGATTCTCCGCGGCGAGGTAGACGGGGTGCCTAAGAGGGTAGTGTCGCTGAACCCCTCGGTAAACGAGTTCCTGGCCCTGCTGGGCGTCGAGCTGGCGGGCCGCGACGCCTTCACCTACCGCCCCCGGGAGCTCATGAAGGCCCCCATAGTAGGCACCTTCGTAGACATGAACTTCGACGCCGTCAAGAGGATGGGGCCCGACCTCGTCATACTCTACCACCCAGTCCAGACTCACCTCTTGGACAAAGCCGCCACGGCCGCCAATGCGGTGGTGGCAGTGCCGACCCCCACCAGCGTCGACCACGTGGCCGCAATCTTCCGATTCTTCGCCCGCCTCTTCGACAAAGACGAGCAGGGAGACTGGATAGCGGGGGTGTACAAAGACCTCCTAAGAGGCCCCCCAATCCTCGAAGGAGTAGTCGCCGTGATAAACCTCGGCGTGTACGACCTCGCCTGCAGAAACTCCTACCTCGCAGACGCCCTCACAGCCGCCGGCCTAAAATACGCGAAGACCCCACCCTGCGTCTTCAAACACAGCCAAGACCCACCCAAAGAGCTCCACGAGGCCAACTTCGTCATATACGAGGCGCGGGGCAAAGCCCTCGCCCCCGCGGAGCACCAACTCCTAAAAAGCCGCCCACACGTAGCCACGCCAAACGACACCCTAGCCCACTACGGCCCATCCCTACCCCTAGACATAAGAAATGTGGCACAAGCCGCCGTAAAAGGCCAGACCTGGGTAGGCGAAACCTCCTCCACCCAGCGCCCCTCCCTAAGAGACCCATGGTACAGGCCCTATCTGTAG